One Elaeis guineensis isolate ETL-2024a chromosome 10, EG11, whole genome shotgun sequence genomic window carries:
- the LOC105052341 gene encoding protein LURP-one-related 8: MKVHPNAAAPALELPMPAISCRGGVGGRQEVAVLTVWRKSLLFNCSGFTVFDANGSLVFRVDNYGSDSKGEVVLMDAAGKPLLTIRRKKLSLGDHWLIHNGEEAVNPRFSVKKHVNLFNSKALAHVAPCSGGGGVDYEVEGSYSQRCCAVYDEQRRPVVKVHRKEPTASGVAFGTDVFRLVVQAELDTSLAMAIVIVLDQMF, from the exons ATGAAGGTCCACCCGAACGCCGCCGCTCCTGCCCTCGAGCTCCCAATGCCCGCCATCTCTTGTAGAGGAGGCGTCGGGGGGCGGCAGGAGGTGGCGGTGCTGACCGTGTGGCGGAAGTCGTTATTATTCAATTGTAGTGGGTTCACCGTTTTTGACGCTAACGGGAGCTTGGTGTTCCGAGTCGATAACTACGGGTCGGATAGTAAAGGCGAGGTCGTTCTCATGGACGCCGCCGGGAAGCCGCTCCTCACTATCCGACGAAAG AAGCTGAGCCTAGGAGACCACTGGCTGATCCATAACGGTGAAGAGGCCGTCAACCCCCGGTTCTCCGTTAAGAAGCACGTGAACCTCTTCAACTCCAAGGCGCTAGCGCACGTGGCCCCATGCAGCGGCGGCGGCGGTGTGGATTATGAGGTCGAGGGCTCGTACTCGCAGCGATGCTGTGCGGTCTACGACGAGCAGCGACGGCCAGTGGTGAAAGTCCACCGTAAGGAGCCTACCGCCAGCGGGGTGGCGTTCGGGACTGATGTCTTCCGTCTCGTTGTTCAAGCAGAGCTCGACACCTCGCTTGCCATGGCCATCGTCATTGTCCTCGATCAGATGTTCTGA